In one Pseudodesulfovibrio tunisiensis genomic region, the following are encoded:
- a CDS encoding AAA family ATPase: protein MNTRIIPVTLALVDAEERKRLERIISANCMVRLQDEDAPDMGVLVYEPGPSVDEDLPHIIQALESGQADDVYLAGREADPDLLIRAMRAGIREFLRYPVAEEDFRAAVMRTALRLNQDEPDAAHGRIITCLGGKEGQGATTLAVNLAWALNREEPGATALLDLRTPVGEVPHFLDLRHEYTWGDVVEDISRLDPTYLQSVMAEGPDGLHVLPAPRDGERPDPQALFMILAQLRQNYAHVVVDAAWPGEDGLPKEIEEADTVLVALGLTLPALARAGRMLTVIRSLDPDADRRMRVVANRVLGDSSISVEEAADVLGRAIDWTVPDDPVAVQAALNQGAPVLRLFPKSPASRAVNRIATALRPPREGKRSGGLFSLFARLGRRRSETGEPAGAAS, encoded by the coding sequence ATGAATACCCGGATCATACCCGTGACTCTGGCGCTCGTGGATGCGGAAGAGCGCAAGCGGCTGGAACGCATCATCTCGGCCAACTGCATGGTCCGTCTTCAGGACGAGGATGCGCCGGACATGGGCGTGCTCGTGTATGAACCCGGGCCGTCCGTGGACGAGGACCTGCCGCACATCATTCAGGCGCTGGAAAGCGGGCAGGCCGACGACGTGTACCTTGCCGGGCGCGAGGCCGATCCGGATCTGCTCATCCGGGCCATGCGCGCGGGCATCCGCGAATTTCTCAGGTATCCGGTGGCCGAGGAGGATTTTCGGGCCGCGGTCATGCGCACGGCGCTGCGCCTGAATCAGGACGAACCCGACGCGGCGCACGGCAGGATCATCACCTGTCTGGGCGGCAAGGAGGGGCAGGGGGCCACGACGCTGGCCGTGAATCTGGCGTGGGCACTGAACCGGGAGGAGCCCGGGGCAACAGCCCTGCTGGACCTGCGCACTCCGGTCGGGGAAGTGCCGCATTTTCTGGATTTGCGCCATGAATACACCTGGGGCGACGTGGTCGAGGACATTTCCCGGCTGGACCCCACCTATCTGCAATCAGTCATGGCCGAGGGCCCGGACGGGCTGCACGTGCTGCCCGCCCCGCGCGACGGCGAACGGCCCGATCCGCAGGCCCTGTTCATGATTCTGGCCCAGCTCCGGCAGAACTACGCCCATGTGGTGGTGGACGCGGCATGGCCCGGCGAGGACGGATTGCCCAAGGAAATCGAGGAAGCCGACACCGTGCTCGTGGCTTTGGGGCTGACTTTGCCCGCACTGGCGCGCGCCGGGCGCATGCTGACCGTGATCCGGTCTCTGGACCCGGATGCGGACCGCAGGATGCGCGTGGTGGCGAACAGGGTGCTCGGGGATTCGTCCATTTCCGTGGAAGAGGCCGCAGACGTGCTGGGCAGGGCCATCGACTGGACCGTGCCCGACGATCCGGTCGCGGTGCAGGCCGCATTGAATCAGGGCGCGCCCGTGTTGCGTCTGTTTCCCAAGTCTCCGGCCTCCCGCGCCGTGAACCGCATTGCCACGGCCCTGCGTCCGCCTCGGGAAGGGAAGCGGTCCGGCGGCCTGTTCTCCCTGTTTGCCCGGCTGGGGCGCAGGCGGTCCGAAACCGGTGAACCCGCAGGAGCGGCATCATGA
- a CDS encoding type II and III secretion system protein family protein yields the protein MNGMKMMIICLLLLRVLATAGIAGAGDVNTETPDVIRLVAGKSTVLNTESRVTRVTLASEDLAHLVVLSPRQIYLAGKKMGSTTLTLWNGSTVANVYDVIVTPDVTRLKRLIHEILPNERNVQVLSSGASITLSGAVSSTANLGTVLSLAEAEAPGKVANLLKVDGVHQVLLEVRVAEMSRVVTRRMGINFAYIGSNFGVYSFLNNLTSIASSTETTIGLTKNINAVGAYASGSTQVMGFIDALKANGLVRILAEPNLSCISGETAEFLVGGEVPIPKPGMMGQVGIDYKPFGVGLKFTPTVLGSGRINLQVGPEVSELDSSKGIEFSGYKIPAISTRRANTVIEMGDGQSFAIAGLISESTKNDVHRFPVLGDVPVLGTLFKSNEFQNNKTELVIIVTAHLAKPVDLAKQVYPTDGYKEPSDYEFYMLGLLEGRRESGGEGRSGKTVRQSGAEPVVRPESGFDGEFGHAWPK from the coding sequence ATGAATGGAATGAAGATGATGATCATATGCCTGCTTCTGCTCCGGGTTCTTGCGACTGCCGGAATCGCAGGCGCGGGTGACGTGAATACCGAGACTCCGGACGTGATCCGGCTGGTGGCGGGCAAGTCCACGGTGCTGAACACGGAAAGCCGTGTGACCCGCGTGACCCTGGCTTCCGAGGACCTCGCCCATCTGGTGGTGCTGTCCCCGCGGCAGATCTATCTTGCCGGGAAGAAGATGGGGTCCACGACCCTGACCCTGTGGAACGGCAGCACGGTCGCCAATGTGTATGACGTGATCGTGACCCCGGACGTGACCCGGCTCAAGCGGCTGATCCACGAGATTCTGCCGAACGAGCGCAACGTGCAGGTTCTGTCCTCGGGCGCATCCATCACTCTTTCCGGGGCGGTGTCCAGCACGGCCAACCTCGGCACGGTGCTGTCCCTGGCCGAGGCCGAGGCCCCGGGCAAGGTGGCGAACCTGCTCAAGGTGGACGGCGTGCATCAGGTGCTGCTGGAAGTCCGCGTGGCCGAGATGAGCCGGGTGGTGACCAGGCGCATGGGCATCAATTTCGCCTACATCGGCAGCAATTTCGGCGTGTATTCCTTTCTGAACAATCTCACTTCCATAGCCTCATCCACCGAGACCACCATCGGGCTGACAAAGAACATCAATGCCGTGGGCGCGTATGCGTCCGGCTCCACGCAGGTCATGGGCTTCATCGACGCGCTCAAGGCCAACGGGCTGGTCCGGATTCTTGCGGAACCGAACCTGTCGTGCATTTCCGGGGAAACCGCGGAATTTCTGGTTGGCGGCGAAGTGCCCATTCCCAAGCCCGGCATGATGGGGCAGGTGGGCATCGACTACAAGCCGTTCGGTGTGGGGCTCAAGTTCACGCCCACGGTGCTGGGATCGGGGCGCATCAATCTTCAGGTCGGGCCCGAGGTGTCGGAACTGGATTCGTCCAAGGGCATCGAGTTCAGCGGCTACAAGATTCCGGCCATCTCCACCCGCAGGGCCAACACGGTCATCGAGATGGGCGACGGCCAGAGCTTCGCCATTGCCGGGCTGATCAGCGAATCCACCAAGAACGACGTGCACCGTTTTCCGGTGCTGGGCGACGTGCCCGTGCTCGGCACCCTGTTCAAGAGCAACGAGTTCCAGAACAACAAGACCGAACTGGTCATCATCGTGACCGCGCATCTGGCCAAGCCGGTCGATCTGGCGAAGCAGGTCTATCCCACGGACGGGTACAAGGAACCGAGCGACTACGAATTCTACATGCTCGGCCTGCTGGAGGGGCGCAGGGAATCGGGTGGCGAAGGCAGGAGCGGAAAGACGGTCCGGCAGTCCGGCGCGGAACCCGTGGTCCGGCCCGAATCCGGGTTTGACGGCGAATTCGGCCATGCATGGCCCAAGTGA
- the cpaB gene encoding Flp pilus assembly protein CpaB yields MSRTARAFIPIILALVLAVVAGLLVFRWMQNMATRQAPAPRAATMPVVVTKVDLSRGATLNADMLEIRQFPKDARPAGAFSEISGLEGRMLRVDVGGNEALTDRKLVDPAQGNGVAALIEPGKRAMSVKGNMVMGLAGFVRPGDRVDVIVTLRRGNGEKAVTKLVLERVKIVATGTMLQAPDQGKSRTAPVDVYTLELTPAESERLALAATQGTLHFALRNADDEETVLTSGETVHSALSAYRPAPRGRTGTVRPRVEIISGGTRKTVRF; encoded by the coding sequence ATGAGCAGGACAGCAAGAGCATTCATCCCCATCATTCTGGCGCTGGTGCTGGCCGTGGTGGCCGGGCTGCTGGTGTTCCGCTGGATGCAGAACATGGCGACCCGTCAGGCTCCGGCTCCGCGCGCCGCGACCATGCCCGTGGTGGTGACCAAGGTTGATCTGTCCCGGGGCGCGACATTGAACGCGGACATGCTGGAAATACGGCAGTTCCCCAAGGATGCGCGACCCGCCGGGGCGTTTTCCGAAATTTCCGGGCTGGAAGGGCGGATGCTTCGCGTGGACGTGGGCGGAAACGAGGCCCTGACCGACCGCAAGCTGGTGGACCCGGCTCAGGGCAACGGGGTTGCCGCGCTCATCGAGCCGGGCAAGCGCGCCATGTCGGTCAAGGGCAACATGGTCATGGGACTGGCCGGATTCGTGCGCCCGGGCGATCGCGTGGACGTGATCGTGACCCTGCGCCGGGGCAACGGGGAAAAGGCCGTGACCAAGCTGGTGCTGGAACGGGTCAAGATCGTGGCCACGGGCACCATGCTTCAGGCCCCGGATCAGGGAAAGAGCCGGACCGCGCCCGTGGACGTGTACACGCTGGAACTCACTCCGGCCGAGAGCGAACGACTGGCTCTGGCCGCAACGCAGGGCACCCTGCATTTCGCCCTGCGCAATGCGGATGACGAGGAGACCGTGCTCACCTCGGGCGAGACCGTGCATTCCGCGCTGTCCGCGTACAGACCCGCTCCCAGAGGTCGGACCGGAACCGTGCGTCCGCGCGTGGAGATCATTTCCGGCGGCACCAGAAAGACCGTGCGGTTCTAG
- a CDS encoding A24 family peptidase, translated as MEYFVTLVLATALVVSSVTDLRDQRIPNLVTYPLMLAGLIVHGIVSGPDGLLFAAKGFGLGFGLMVVPFLFGMMGAGDVKLMAGIGAWLGPDALFTAFLFTCLVGGVYALLVMARDIELLKAVLANIWLSFLFLLTIRRFRYAPVRTEKPMPRLCYGVAIAVGTGISLAVNAAQTGSLLGA; from the coding sequence ATGGAATATTTCGTCACCTTGGTGCTGGCCACGGCGCTTGTCGTGAGTTCGGTCACTGATCTCCGGGATCAGCGCATCCCGAATCTCGTCACCTATCCGCTCATGCTGGCGGGCCTGATCGTTCACGGAATCGTGAGCGGTCCGGACGGACTGCTGTTCGCGGCCAAGGGGTTCGGCCTCGGTTTCGGCCTGATGGTGGTTCCCTTTCTTTTCGGCATGATGGGCGCGGGCGACGTCAAGCTCATGGCCGGGATCGGCGCATGGCTCGGCCCGGACGCGCTGTTCACCGCTTTTCTGTTCACCTGTCTGGTGGGCGGGGTGTACGCCCTGCTGGTCATGGCTCGGGACATCGAGCTGCTCAAGGCGGTCCTTGCCAATATCTGGCTTTCCTTTCTGTTTCTGCTGACCATTCGTCGATTCCGGTACGCTCCGGTCAGGACCGAAAAGCCCATGCCGAGGCTCTGCTACGGCGTGGCCATTGCCGTGGGCACCGGAATTTCACTGGCGGTCAACGCGGCGCAGACCGGCTCGCTGCTGGGCGCATAG
- a CDS encoding Flp family type IVb pilin, with amino-acid sequence MLMHLIKSEEGATALEYGLIAALIAAAIVGAVTALGTQVTNTFNSIANSMSGATSSGTDTGTETTP; translated from the coding sequence ATGTTGATGCATCTGATCAAGAGTGAAGAAGGCGCCACGGCTCTGGAATACGGTCTGATCGCGGCTCTGATCGCGGCGGCCATCGTGGGCGCTGTCACGGCTCTGGGCACGCAGGTGACCAATACCTTCAATTCCATTGCCAACAGCATGAGCGGCGCCACATCCAGCGGCACCGACACCGGCACCGAGACGACTCCGTAG
- a CDS encoding sigma-54-dependent transcriptional regulator, whose amino-acid sequence MTERILVVDDDRAFQGMLVEALLDKGYEVDTAPTAEEGIRKAGRGGFDLILHDIKLPGMSGLDALPHLAEAAPGVDVIVMTGYSSKDSGVRAMQHGAYDYFTKPFSLGEMEVVIRRALEKRRMQQELARLRQSGKDSPLGAIIGQSPPMLAVKERIARIAELDADVLVTGETGTGKELVSDTIHALSRRAKGPFVKINCAAIPENLLESELFGHEKGAFTGATATKQGKFELARGGCLLLDEIGDMPLHLQPKLLRAVEQKQAERLGGAVPVHYDVRIIAATNQELEQRVEDGEFRSDLYYRLNVATVVLPPLRDRKEDLPLLAEFFLQRANRRLGTDIASVSAGAMEIFYNYGWPGNVRQFANAVERAAIFCKGTAITPAEVDLAFSNKQPESASAPTLNTSLPLKQALQEYERNLISHALRSTHGIQTEAATLLGISPKNLWNKLRKHGMDPAVYR is encoded by the coding sequence GTGACGGAAAGGATTCTGGTGGTCGATGACGACCGCGCTTTTCAGGGCATGCTGGTGGAAGCCCTTCTGGACAAGGGATACGAGGTGGACACCGCGCCCACTGCCGAGGAGGGCATTCGCAAGGCCGGACGCGGCGGGTTCGATCTGATCCTGCATGACATCAAGCTGCCGGGCATGTCCGGGCTGGACGCCCTGCCGCATCTGGCCGAGGCTGCACCCGGCGTGGACGTGATCGTCATGACCGGCTACTCGTCCAAGGATTCCGGGGTGCGTGCCATGCAGCACGGAGCCTACGATTATTTCACCAAGCCCTTCAGCCTCGGGGAAATGGAAGTGGTCATCCGTCGCGCTCTGGAAAAACGCCGCATGCAGCAGGAGCTTGCCCGGCTCAGGCAGTCTGGCAAGGACAGTCCGCTGGGGGCCATCATCGGCCAGAGCCCGCCCATGCTTGCAGTCAAGGAACGCATTGCCCGCATTGCGGAACTGGATGCGGACGTGCTGGTTACGGGCGAGACCGGAACCGGCAAGGAGCTCGTGTCCGACACCATCCACGCCCTGAGCCGTCGGGCCAAGGGACCGTTCGTCAAGATCAACTGTGCGGCCATTCCGGAAAATCTGCTGGAAAGCGAACTCTTCGGTCATGAAAAGGGCGCGTTCACCGGGGCCACGGCCACCAAACAGGGCAAGTTCGAACTGGCCAGGGGCGGCTGTCTGCTACTGGATGAAATCGGGGACATGCCCCTGCATCTGCAACCCAAGCTGCTTCGGGCCGTGGAGCAGAAGCAGGCCGAACGTCTTGGCGGGGCCGTGCCCGTGCACTACGACGTGCGTATCATTGCGGCCACGAATCAGGAATTGGAGCAGCGCGTGGAGGACGGGGAGTTCCGCAGCGACCTCTATTATCGTCTGAATGTGGCGACCGTGGTGCTGCCGCCCCTGCGCGATCGCAAGGAAGATCTGCCGCTTCTGGCCGAGTTCTTCCTGCAACGCGCCAACCGGCGTCTGGGCACGGACATTGCCTCCGTATCCGCCGGAGCCATGGAAATCTTCTACAACTACGGCTGGCCCGGCAACGTGCGCCAGTTCGCCAATGCGGTCGAGCGGGCCGCCATCTTCTGCAAGGGAACCGCCATTACTCCCGCGGAAGTGGACCTTGCCTTTTCCAACAAACAGCCTGAATCGGCGTCTGCACCCACCCTCAATACTTCCCTGCCGCTCAAGCAGGCATTGCAGGAATATGAACGCAACCTCATCTCCCATGCCCTGCGCTCCACGCACGGCATCCAGACCGAGGCCGCAACCCTGCTCGGCATCTCGCCCAAGAACCTCTGGAACAAGCTCCGCAAGCACGGCATGGACCCGGCTGTCTATCGATAG
- a CDS encoding TadE family protein encodes MNRGKSRKGMAAVELALMLPVVAILLLTMLEGANAMRAYSTLVEASREGARLVLMEGNGHNVEPLVAALTDSLHGNSAVATVTTDQTGKTVTVEVSYDYQPFGSSESLDALMGDQGFQLHARTTMPLP; translated from the coding sequence ATGAACAGAGGAAAATCACGAAAAGGCATGGCCGCAGTCGAACTCGCGCTCATGCTTCCGGTGGTGGCAATCCTGCTGCTGACCATGCTGGAAGGGGCCAATGCCATGCGCGCCTATTCCACGCTGGTGGAAGCGAGCCGCGAAGGCGCGCGCCTCGTGCTCATGGAAGGCAACGGGCACAATGTGGAACCGCTGGTCGCCGCGCTCACGGATTCCCTGCACGGAAACAGCGCCGTGGCCACCGTGACCACGGACCAGACCGGAAAAACCGTAACCGTCGAGGTTTCCTATGACTACCAGCCGTTCGGCAGCAGCGAGTCACTGGATGCGCTCATGGGAGACCAGGGCTTCCAGCTTCATGCGCGCACCACAATGCCCCTGCCGTGA
- a CDS encoding VWA domain-containing protein: MRAPQCPCRESGRHGAASTVVALLIPVLVAVAGLVLDLGNLYLTHTRLQAAVDAGALAGSLELPYDPDLSKGVVARAAEDMVQTNFPDAMLDGISPGSEVRSVVVRASADVKLLLLGFLGLADRTVTAEAAAGFNNLEVVFAIDNSGSMRGTPIDLVKQASCELIDLLIPTNAHPATKVGLVPFRGKVRVGEDVDGLPAGCRNADNSLNSGIHEDFMSMYWQLPYYYRSRITLDTCSSIPESMPLTQDRNAIMAAVESQTATGAASGTIIPEGIKWARHMLTPEPPYDQAGDRDEFRKIMILLTDGDNEDGECGGPYRASYRPNNYWTNAWFGMGRDDAHCEDDGVLNQAMLAEAQLARDAGVEIFCIRFGNSDNTDVALMKAVASSTPGTDDHYFDAPSVYDIPDVFKQIGKQLGWRLLH; the protein is encoded by the coding sequence ATGCGCGCACCACAATGCCCCTGCCGTGAATCCGGAAGACATGGTGCAGCCAGCACGGTCGTGGCCCTGCTCATCCCGGTGCTCGTGGCCGTGGCAGGACTGGTCCTTGATCTGGGCAATCTGTACCTGACCCATACGCGGCTTCAGGCTGCCGTGGACGCGGGCGCGCTCGCCGGCAGTCTGGAACTGCCCTACGACCCGGACCTGTCCAAAGGCGTGGTTGCCCGGGCAGCCGAGGACATGGTGCAGACCAACTTCCCGGACGCGATGCTGGACGGGATATCCCCGGGCAGCGAGGTGCGTAGCGTGGTGGTCCGGGCCAGCGCCGACGTGAAACTGCTCCTGCTGGGCTTTCTGGGGCTGGCCGACCGCACGGTCACGGCCGAGGCCGCAGCCGGGTTCAACAATCTGGAAGTGGTGTTCGCCATCGACAATTCCGGGTCCATGCGCGGCACGCCCATCGATCTGGTCAAGCAGGCAAGCTGCGAACTCATCGACCTGCTCATCCCGACCAATGCGCATCCGGCCACCAAGGTCGGGCTGGTGCCCTTCCGGGGCAAGGTACGCGTGGGCGAAGACGTGGACGGATTGCCTGCGGGCTGCCGCAATGCGGACAACAGCCTGAACTCGGGCATCCACGAGGATTTCATGTCCATGTACTGGCAGCTCCCCTACTACTATCGCAGCCGGATCACTCTGGACACCTGCTCCAGCATCCCGGAATCCATGCCCCTGACGCAGGACAGAAACGCGATCATGGCGGCAGTGGAATCGCAGACAGCCACGGGCGCGGCTTCGGGCACGATCATTCCCGAGGGCATCAAGTGGGCCAGACACATGCTCACGCCCGAGCCCCCCTATGATCAGGCCGGAGACAGGGACGAATTCCGCAAGATCATGATCCTGCTCACGGACGGGGACAACGAGGACGGCGAATGCGGCGGGCCGTACCGGGCCAGCTACCGGCCCAACAACTACTGGACCAACGCCTGGTTCGGCATGGGCCGCGACGATGCACACTGCGAGGACGACGGCGTGCTGAATCAGGCCATGCTGGCCGAAGCGCAGCTCGCCCGGGATGCGGGCGTGGAAATCTTCTGCATCCGATTCGGCAACTCGGACAATACGGACGTGGCACTCATGAAGGCCGTGGCCTCAAGCACGCCGGGCACGGACGACCACTACTTCGACGCCCCGTCCGTGTACGACATTCCGGACGTGTTCAAGCAGATTGGCAAGCAGCTCGGCTGGCGACTGCTGCATTAG
- a CDS encoding TadE/TadG family type IV pilus assembly protein, with protein MRQRKSTFRRGMAAVEFALLFPAAVVLALGLIETGSMLHSWLAVNKAAQVGARFAATGQGVEQGDRLERIRETALRATSGIPRETVTVSVRSWPDLDANGDGVDSDPGAPCDLVEVAVACDHAPSIPVISAFLPESIRISGRERKRNEPWKPCRSPGNR; from the coding sequence ATGAGACAACGGAAAAGCACGTTCCGACGTGGCATGGCCGCCGTGGAATTCGCCCTGCTGTTCCCGGCCGCAGTGGTGCTCGCTCTGGGGCTGATCGAAACCGGCAGCATGCTGCATTCGTGGCTGGCGGTGAACAAGGCTGCGCAGGTGGGCGCACGGTTCGCGGCCACGGGACAGGGCGTGGAACAGGGCGACAGGCTGGAACGCATCCGGGAGACCGCGCTCCGAGCCACGAGTGGGATTCCCCGGGAAACCGTGACGGTTTCCGTGCGCTCGTGGCCGGACCTTGACGCGAACGGGGACGGTGTGGACAGCGATCCGGGCGCGCCCTGCGATCTCGTGGAGGTGGCCGTGGCCTGCGATCATGCGCCGTCCATTCCGGTAATCAGCGCGTTTCTGCCCGAATCCATCCGCATATCCGGCAGGGAGCGCAAGCGCAACGAACCGTGGAAGCCATGCCGATCGCCCGGCAACCGTTGA
- a CDS encoding tetratricopeptide repeat protein, protein MSEYPQILGVYSLQLDAEIGTGGTQKRHENVTYWYARQTAPDTFEVQPLNTHHVPSGVRSTLSEIDFLKQYTPEPSYYRIHTVPALESLARKLRMGEEAFASGNLDEAERQFLKALMIDDKSVEANYGLGEVYSEQKDFRKLATVLNTLLGLDEAFSYVHRQRFNKFGISLRKNGHYDESIRYYKKSLEINESDENVYFNLARVYFDKGLSDNCITTLEKALHINPGFVEAQKFLKYCRAHSAA, encoded by the coding sequence TTGTCGGAATATCCCCAGATTCTCGGCGTGTATTCGCTGCAACTGGACGCGGAAATCGGCACGGGCGGCACCCAGAAACGGCACGAAAACGTGACCTACTGGTATGCACGCCAGACAGCACCGGACACGTTCGAGGTCCAACCCCTGAATACCCACCATGTGCCTTCCGGCGTGCGCAGTACGCTTTCCGAAATCGACTTTCTCAAGCAATACACCCCGGAACCCAGCTATTACCGCATCCATACGGTCCCGGCTCTGGAATCCCTGGCTCGCAAGCTGCGCATGGGCGAGGAAGCCTTTGCCTCGGGGAATCTGGACGAGGCCGAACGCCAGTTTCTCAAGGCCCTGATGATCGACGACAAAAGCGTCGAAGCCAACTACGGTCTCGGCGAGGTCTATTCCGAACAGAAGGACTTCCGCAAGCTCGCCACAGTGCTGAACACCCTGCTCGGCCTTGACGAGGCGTTCTCCTACGTGCACCGCCAGCGATTCAACAAGTTCGGCATCAGCCTGCGCAAGAACGGGCACTACGACGAGTCGATCCGCTACTACAAGAAATCCCTCGAAATAAACGAGTCCGACGAGAACGTCTATTTCAACCTTGCCCGGGTCTATTTCGACAAGGGCTTGAGCGACAACTGCATTACCACATTGGAAAAAGCCCTGCACATCAATCCCGGCTTCGTGGAAGCGCAGAAATTCCTCAAGTACTGCCGCGCCCATTCCGCAGCCTGA
- a CDS encoding HD-GYP domain-containing protein yields the protein MSTLPPVVRPAVLAGRTDVSSSLRRDMTRAVYGLVEPRTAAATVIHQFAESLGAAIDAKDPHTSLHSEEVAEIAQRIALAMGLSPGVADLIHVAGHLHDIGKIGVPDAVLGKQGPLSVAEWKLVRRHPDMGAEILDPVPFFKDTGIVDMVRHHHERCDGKGYPGGLRSAGIPLGARIIAVADSLSAILQDRPYRGARSFESACLEIRHCSGTQFDPIVVNAFLKVKDEVKAMMKGLRGNAPAVVSRS from the coding sequence ATGTCCACATTGCCTCCTGTTGTCCGGCCTGCGGTTCTGGCGGGCCGGACAGATGTCTCTTCCTCTCTTCGCCGCGACATGACCCGTGCCGTGTACGGGCTGGTCGAACCCAGGACTGCCGCCGCAACGGTCATTCACCAGTTCGCGGAATCCCTTGGCGCTGCCATCGACGCCAAGGACCCGCACACCAGCCTGCATTCCGAGGAGGTGGCGGAAATCGCGCAGCGCATAGCTCTGGCAATGGGGCTTTCCCCGGGCGTTGCCGACCTGATCCATGTTGCCGGGCATCTGCACGATATCGGCAAGATCGGCGTGCCGGACGCGGTGCTTGGCAAGCAGGGCCCTCTGAGCGTCGCGGAATGGAAGCTGGTGCGCCGTCATCCGGACATGGGCGCGGAGATTCTCGACCCCGTGCCGTTCTTTAAGGATACCGGAATCGTGGACATGGTGCGCCACCATCATGAACGGTGTGATGGCAAGGGCTATCCGGGCGGATTGCGTTCCGCCGGCATTCCCCTTGGCGCACGCATCATCGCAGTGGCGGACTCCCTTTCCGCCATCCTTCAGGATAGGCCCTACAGGGGCGCCCGATCCTTTGAGTCGGCCTGCCTGGAAATTCGGCACTGCTCCGGGACGCAGTTCGACCCCATCGTGGTGAACGCGTTTCTCAAGGTGAAGGATGAAGTGAAGGCCATGATGAAAGGGCTGCGCGGCAATGCGCCTGCGGTCGTGTCCCGGAGTTGA
- a CDS encoding tetratricopeptide repeat protein, translating into MGQLRTLGMLNREGMSACHEGRMETALFQLDQARSMAQAMKLPLHEAKIRNNMGLVHQLSGRTSEARACFILALKATGREAPDSVLHRVIRTNLDRLGGKAEAA; encoded by the coding sequence ATGGGACAGCTTCGAACTCTCGGCATGTTGAATCGCGAAGGTATGAGCGCCTGCCATGAGGGCAGGATGGAAACCGCACTTTTTCAGCTCGATCAGGCCCGTTCCATGGCTCAGGCCATGAAACTGCCGCTGCATGAGGCGAAAATACGCAACAACATGGGCTTGGTGCATCAGCTTTCCGGCCGGACTTCCGAGGCACGGGCCTGCTTCATTCTCGCGCTGAAGGCAACGGGCCGCGAGGCGCCGGACAGCGTGCTGCATCGCGTCATCCGCACCAATCTGGACCGCCTGGGCGGAAAGGCGGAAGCCGCCTGA
- a CDS encoding substrate-binding periplasmic protein produces the protein MAQFLGWMTALWLVLTGSALADDILRIAVEDHYPPFSYADSLDRPAGFNVDVGRELARVLGMTARITAKAWDDLLPGLGRDEYDIIVACMASTPEREAVADFTDCYFRSITGFVGRVSLGHDISPEALAGLVLCSQQGTAQLAYLEKNYGKVCTIRATPTMNQGFDDLLAGRTDLVLTPLLAAFEFLNNQKTDAFDMVGPALSKSQFAHAPACIAVRKGETELVEKLNQAIRQIRVDGSFAAICLKYFPFRLY, from the coding sequence GTGGCGCAATTTCTCGGGTGGATGACGGCGCTCTGGCTCGTCCTGACAGGATCGGCTCTGGCGGACGACATCCTGCGCATCGCAGTGGAAGATCATTACCCGCCGTTCAGCTATGCCGACTCGCTGGATCGGCCTGCGGGCTTCAACGTGGACGTGGGCCGGGAACTGGCCCGGGTTCTGGGCATGACTGCCAGAATCACGGCAAAAGCCTGGGACGACCTGCTGCCCGGCCTCGGGCGGGACGAGTACGACATCATCGTGGCCTGCATGGCCAGCACACCGGAGCGGGAGGCTGTCGCAGACTTCACGGACTGCTATTTCCGATCCATCACCGGATTCGTGGGCCGCGTCAGTCTGGGCCACGACATCTCTCCCGAAGCGCTTGCCGGACTGGTGCTCTGTTCCCAGCAGGGCACGGCGCAACTGGCCTATCTTGAAAAGAACTACGGCAAGGTCTGCACGATTCGGGCAACCCCGACCATGAATCAGGGATTCGACGATCTGCTGGCCGGAAGAACGGATCTGGTACTGACCCCACTCCTCGCCGCCTTCGAGTTCCTCAACAACCAGAAGACGGACGCGTTCGACATGGTCGGCCCGGCCCTGTCCAAATCCCAGTTCGCCCACGCCCCCGCCTGCATTGCCGTGCGCAAGGGCGAGACCGAACTGGTGGAAAAACTCAATCAGGCCATACGCCAAATCCGGGTCGACGGTTCCTTCGCCGCCATCTGTCTCAAATATTTTCCGTTCCGTCTCTACTGA